The Eurosta solidaginis isolate ZX-2024a chromosome 4, ASM4086904v1, whole genome shotgun sequence genome includes a window with the following:
- the LOC137248164 gene encoding cyclin-dependent kinase 8-like, translated as MGQIMPPTQPRQAPMPSRPPMPGQPPIPGRPGYNQPPAPGIGMYQQPQQYAQAQRRLDPDQMPNPIIIENQSSAGGAFIIY; from the exons atgggtcaaattatgccaccaacacaacctcgacaggcgccaatgcccagtcggccacccatgccgggtcaacctccaatacccggacgtcctggttataat caaccacctgcacctggtatTGGTAtgtatcaacagccgcaacagtatgctcaagcccaacgccgtttagatcccgatcagatgccaaatcctattatcattgaaaatcaaagtagcgctggtggtgcttttattatttattaa
- the LOC137248163 gene encoding PHD finger protein rhinoceros-like isoform X1 — protein MSNRKDVISAMKVPDSEPLANYEYLIVNDQWKQEWEKGVQVPVNPDSLPKPTVYVLSEPIMPPSHDFKLSKNRFLRISKDNTYSSDLHCLTNVVTQAENTCAYDNDPVDESSLQLLNSDRKQYGAYSIRETQFERVIEELEIRCWKQIQVILKKEEGLGIDYDENVICDVCRSPDSEEANEIVFCDNCNICVNQAC, from the exons ATGTCGAACAG AAAGGATGTCATAAGTGCAATGAAAGTGCCGGATTCAGAGCCTTTGGCTAATTACGAGTATCTCATTGTAAATGATCAATGGAAGCAAGAGTGGGAGAAGGGCGTGCAGGTGCCTGTCAATCCTGACTCTTTGCCAAAGCCAACCGTTTATGTGCTATCAGAACCAATTATGCCGCCTTCGCATGACTTTAAACT CTCCAAAAATCGCTTCCTGCGTATAAGCAAAGACAATACCTACTCGAGCGATTTGCATTGTCTAACAAATGTGGTTACGCAAGCGGAAAATACATGTGCCTACGACAATGACCCGGTCGATGAATCATCGCTGCAATTACTTAATTCCGATCGTAAGCAATATGGTGCTTATTCCATAAGGGAAACGCAATTTGAGCGCGTCATCGAAGAACTGGAG atACGATGTTGGAAACAAATACAGGTGATCCTGAAGAAGGAGGAAGGCCTTGGCATTGATTATGATGAAAATGTTATATGCGATGTGTGTCGATCACCAGACTCAGAGGAAGCAAATGAAATTGTTTTCTGTGATAATTGCAATATTTGTGTAAATCAGGCATGTTAG
- the LOC137248163 gene encoding PHD finger protein rhinoceros-like isoform X2 yields the protein MKVPDSEPLANYEYLIVNDQWKQEWEKGVQVPVNPDSLPKPTVYVLSEPIMPPSHDFKLSKNRFLRISKDNTYSSDLHCLTNVVTQAENTCAYDNDPVDESSLQLLNSDRKQYGAYSIRETQFERVIEELEIRCWKQIQVILKKEEGLGIDYDENVICDVCRSPDSEEANEIVFCDNCNICVNQAC from the exons ATGAAAGTGCCGGATTCAGAGCCTTTGGCTAATTACGAGTATCTCATTGTAAATGATCAATGGAAGCAAGAGTGGGAGAAGGGCGTGCAGGTGCCTGTCAATCCTGACTCTTTGCCAAAGCCAACCGTTTATGTGCTATCAGAACCAATTATGCCGCCTTCGCATGACTTTAAACT CTCCAAAAATCGCTTCCTGCGTATAAGCAAAGACAATACCTACTCGAGCGATTTGCATTGTCTAACAAATGTGGTTACGCAAGCGGAAAATACATGTGCCTACGACAATGACCCGGTCGATGAATCATCGCTGCAATTACTTAATTCCGATCGTAAGCAATATGGTGCTTATTCCATAAGGGAAACGCAATTTGAGCGCGTCATCGAAGAACTGGAG atACGATGTTGGAAACAAATACAGGTGATCCTGAAGAAGGAGGAAGGCCTTGGCATTGATTATGATGAAAATGTTATATGCGATGTGTGTCGATCACCAGACTCAGAGGAAGCAAATGAAATTGTTTTCTGTGATAATTGCAATATTTGTGTAAATCAGGCATGTTAG